The following coding sequences are from one Thermocrinis jamiesonii window:
- the rpsJ gene encoding 30S ribosomal protein S10 — MEQDIIRIKLRSYDHRLLDQSVRQIVDVVKRTGGIVRGPIPLPTRRKRWVVLRSPHKFDQSREHFEIREHKRILDIVRITPQTVESLMSLNLPAGVDVELKMGS, encoded by the coding sequence ATGGAGCAGGACATAATACGAATAAAGCTAAGATCTTACGATCATAGATTGTTGGATCAATCCGTTAGGCAGATAGTGGATGTGGTAAAGAGAACAGGAGGTATAGTGAGAGGTCCTATTCCCTTGCCTACAAGAAGAAAAAGATGGGTGGTTTTACGCTCTCCTCACAAGTTTGATCAGTCTAGAGAACACTTTGAAATAAGGGAGCATAAAAGAATTTTGGATATAGTTCGGATAACCCCTCAAACTGTGGAATCTTTGATGAGCCTAAATCTGCCTGCAGGGGTAGACGTTGAACTTAAAATGGGGAGCTAA
- the rplC gene encoding 50S ribosomal protein L3 → MSMGLFGIKLGMTRVFLKDGTVVPVTAIKVPKHIVTAIRTLEKDGYNAVQLGAFEVKEKKLTKPEIGHLKKVGAILVKRLKEFRVDNPQDYQVGQEIKLEDVFKPGDLVDVVGISKGRGFAGAMKRWDFGGFPRSHGHRYHRAVGSIGQRTDPGRVWKGKRMAGHWGAEKIRVQSLLVVDVLPDKGVMLVKGSVPGHPKGILIIEKSKIANRRSQRLKLNRIKHIPENILRSEA, encoded by the coding sequence ATGAGTATGGGTCTTTTTGGAATAAAGTTGGGTATGACGAGGGTTTTCTTGAAAGACGGCACAGTGGTGCCTGTTACTGCTATAAAGGTTCCAAAGCATATTGTAACCGCCATTCGCACGTTGGAGAAGGATGGTTACAATGCGGTTCAGCTGGGTGCCTTTGAAGTAAAAGAGAAAAAGCTCACAAAGCCAGAGATAGGGCATCTAAAAAAGGTTGGTGCCATTCTGGTAAAAAGGTTAAAAGAATTTAGAGTAGATAATCCCCAAGATTATCAGGTGGGACAAGAAATAAAGTTGGAGGATGTTTTTAAACCTGGAGATTTGGTGGATGTGGTTGGGATAAGCAAAGGTAGAGGTTTTGCTGGTGCGATGAAAAGATGGGACTTTGGCGGTTTTCCAAGATCTCACGGACACAGATATCACAGAGCGGTAGGTTCTATAGGCCAAAGGACTGATCCAGGAAGGGTGTGGAAAGGCAAAAGAATGGCTGGACACTGGGGTGCGGAGAAGATAAGAGTTCAATCCCTTTTGGTGGTGGATGTGTTGCCCGATAAAGGAGTAATGCTTGTGAAAGGTTCAGTACCTGGTCACCCAAAGGGAATACTGATTATAGAAAAGAGCAAGATAGCAAACAGAAGATCACAGAGGTTGAAACTAAATAGAATAAAACACATTCCAGAGAACATCCTTAGGAGTGAAGCATGA